The proteins below are encoded in one region of Sulfurospirillum tamanense:
- the dksA gene encoding RNA polymerase-binding protein DksA has protein sequence MHESDLKYFKDLLHERKRQIKKNIEDAYREIEGLNESEANDEADFASISTDRMIEQAISSQQSRELVEIEIALSKISNGTYGICDMCEEDIGMQRLKVKPHAKYCIVCREIIEKTAK, from the coding sequence ATGCACGAGAGTGATTTGAAGTACTTTAAAGACTTGCTCCATGAGCGAAAGCGCCAAATTAAGAAAAATATCGAGGACGCTTATCGTGAAATCGAGGGGCTTAATGAGAGTGAGGCAAACGATGAGGCTGACTTTGCTTCCATTAGCACCGATCGCATGATAGAACAGGCGATTTCTTCTCAACAAAGCCGCGAGTTAGTTGAAATAGAGATTGCTTTAAGCAAAATTTCTAATGGAACTTATGGTATTTGTGATATGTGTGAAGAAGACATTGGGATGCAAAGGCTTAAAGTTAAACCCCATGCGAAGTATTGCATTGTGTGTCGCGAGATTATCGAAAAAACAGCTAAATAG
- a CDS encoding 23S rRNA (pseudouridine(1915)-N(3))-methyltransferase RlmH yields MKIGVYSIEKSSSQWVDGIIKEYIKHSSRYATVEDVVVFNKDIAKAQTMDAQAAKEAYTRAFEPHMKGFCVALDVQGETLGSASFAQLIASASDVRFFIGGAFGFSTDFLAKHQKVISLSRLTYAHKIAKTVLFEQIYRGLCINNHHPYHK; encoded by the coding sequence ATGAAGATAGGTGTTTATTCCATCGAAAAATCTTCAAGTCAATGGGTAGATGGAATAATCAAGGAGTATATTAAGCACTCTTCGCGCTACGCCACGGTTGAGGATGTGGTGGTGTTTAATAAGGATATTGCCAAAGCGCAAACAATGGATGCGCAAGCAGCAAAAGAAGCCTACACGAGAGCTTTTGAACCCCACATGAAGGGCTTTTGTGTGGCCTTAGATGTGCAAGGAGAAACGCTAGGAAGCGCTTCTTTTGCTCAACTCATTGCCTCAGCGTCAGATGTTCGATTTTTTATCGGCGGAGCGTTTGGGTTTTCTACAGATTTTCTAGCCAAGCATCAAAAGGTTATAAGCTTAAGTAGACTAACATACGCACACAAAATTGCAAAAACGGTTTTGTTTGAGCAAATTTATCGGGGATTGTGTATTAATAACCATCACCCATATCACAAATAA
- the accD gene encoding acetyl-CoA carboxylase, carboxyltransferase subunit beta yields MKFSEIFSKIRRQQSAPAEAPSHWVKCQQCQSLMYYKEVENQFSVCPKCGFHMRISAQKRIELLSDEGSFVEHDSTLAPVDPLKFVDKKSYKKRIQEAYDKTGRHAAVISGTCSIETIPVELVVFDFSFMGGSLGSVEGEKIVRAIHRAIEQKHGLVIVSASGGARMQESTFSLLQMSKTSAALKKLSHAKLPYVSILTDPTMGGVSASFAWLGDIIMAEPGALIGFAGQRVIKQTIGADLPEDFQRSEFLLEHGLIDMIVQRHDMKKSVADMLRFFTKPQIPSDNSEESFTFKLKEPHG; encoded by the coding sequence ATGAAATTTAGCGAAATATTTTCAAAGATTAGACGGCAGCAATCTGCCCCTGCCGAAGCGCCAAGTCACTGGGTAAAATGTCAACAATGCCAATCGTTAATGTATTATAAAGAGGTTGAGAACCAGTTCAGCGTCTGCCCAAAATGTGGGTTTCACATGCGTATAAGTGCCCAAAAACGCATCGAACTATTGAGCGATGAAGGAAGTTTTGTAGAGCATGATAGCACTTTGGCTCCTGTGGACCCTTTAAAATTTGTCGATAAAAAATCTTACAAGAAACGTATTCAAGAAGCGTATGATAAAACAGGTCGTCATGCCGCGGTTATTAGTGGTACATGTAGTATAGAAACAATCCCTGTGGAGCTTGTGGTATTTGATTTTAGCTTCATGGGTGGGAGTTTGGGTTCGGTGGAGGGTGAAAAGATTGTACGTGCCATTCACCGAGCGATTGAGCAAAAACATGGCCTTGTAATTGTCAGTGCCAGCGGAGGTGCGCGAATGCAAGAAAGCACCTTCTCGCTCCTGCAGATGTCCAAAACATCTGCTGCGCTTAAAAAACTCTCCCATGCTAAACTTCCTTATGTTTCAATCCTAACCGACCCTACTATGGGTGGCGTAAGCGCCTCTTTTGCATGGCTTGGTGATATTATTATGGCAGAGCCTGGCGCGCTTATTGGGTTTGCAGGACAGCGCGTTATTAAGCAAACGATTGGAGCGGATTTACCAGAAGATTTTCAGCGGTCAGAGTTTTTGCTTGAACACGGACTTATCGACATGATTGTGCAACGCCATGACATGAAAAAAAGTGTTGCTGATATGCTACGGTTTTTTACCAAGCCGCAGATACCTTCTGATAATTCCGAGGAAAGCTTTACCTTTAAACTTAAAGAGCCACACGGATGA